ATCCAGCAATTAGCAAGAAAACTACCCCGAGTGAAACCCCTACCGGAATCTTCCAGAATTCCACTACTAGCATCTTCACACCAATAAACCCAAGTACTAAAGCCAATCCAAATTTCAATAAATGGAACCGATCTGCCATGTCTGCTAGTAAGAAGTACATGGCACGCAAACCTAAGATCGCAAAGATATTACTGGTGAACACAATAAATGGATCGGTTGTCACGGCAAAAATTGCAGGAATACTATCCACCGCAAAAATCAGATCAGAAAGTTCGATCATAATTAATACGAGCAATAATGGTGTGCCGTAGCGGATACCGTTCTTAACAATAAAGAATTTTTCTTCAGCAAACTCATCAGTTAAGCGAATGTGTTTTTTCACCCATTTTAGTAGCCCATTGTTGCCTAAATCTTCTTTTTCTTCGCTGCTAAACCACATTTTAATCGCGGTAAAGACGAGGAAAGCGCCAAAAATATACAAGACCCAGTGAAAGCGGCTGATGAGCGCGCTACCCAATACAATCATCACCGCACGCATGATAATCGCACCAAGCACACCGTAAACCAATACTCTTCGCTGATACTGTGCAGGCACAGAGAAGTAGCTAAAAATCATCAAGAAGACGAAGATGTTATCAATGGCCAATGCTTTTTCAATGAGATAGCCAGTAAAGAACGCGAGGGAAACGTCGTTAGCTACTTCTCTCGTCGCCGTTTGATCTAGGTAAATCCACAAGCCTAAATTAAACAATAAGGCGATGCTAAACCAAACAGCAGACCAAGTTAGCGCTTCTTTGGTTGAAATTTTGTGTGCACCTTGGTTCTTCATTGCAAGCATGTCAATTGCAATCATCACCGCGATAATGACTAGGAAGACGATCCACAAGAGTGGGTTGTTACCTATGGTTTGCATATAATCCTCATGTAAAAACAAAAATTGATTACTTTTTACATTAGACTTATTTAGCATTAGTACAAGTCTCTGAGAATTTGTTCCGTGCAGTCTATGGAATAATTTCGCAAGCGGTTACAATCGAATTATCCCTTTTTCATGTATTCATCATCGTTAGGACATAATGACTGAACGCAATATTGTAATTACCGGCTGTTCTAGTGGCATTGGCTTGTGTGTCGCCAAAGGTTTGCAAGAAAGAGGCTGGCGAGTATTTGCAACAGCTAGAAAACCTGAAGATGTGATTCGTCTACAAGATGAAGGGTTAGAAGCACTACAGTTAGATGTGTCTGACTCTGAAAGCATCCATACAGCCGTTTCAATCATCCTTTCGCGCACAGGCGGGAAAATTGATGCCATTTTTAATAATGCCGGCTATGGTCAACCCGGTGCCGTAGAGCATCTTAGCCGCGAGTCATTAAGAGAGCAGTTTGAAACAAACCTATTCGGTGCGGTAGAGTTAACGAACCTCCTCATCCCGATCATGAGGCAGCAAGGGCACGGAAGGGTTATTTTTAATAGCTCAATCTTGGGCTTTGCCGCCATGCCAATGCGCGGTGCGTATAATGCCAGTAAGTTTGCCATGGAAGGTTTAGTTGATACGCTTCGCCTCGAGTTAAGCGGAAGCGGCGTGTATCCAGTGTTGGTAGAACCGGGCCCTATCAAAAGCAAGTTCCGCCCAAATGCGTATTTGGCTTATCAGAAGCATATCGCCCCAAAGATTGCGGAAGTAAAAGAAACGACTCATAAAGTGATTTATGAGTCGTTAGAAGCAAGATTAACCAAGCAAGGTGCCGCAGTGCCTTTTACTTTAGGGCCAGAGGCGGTATTGGCGGCGGTGGTTCATGCGCTAGAAAGTAAACGACCAAAGGCAAGATATCCTGTGACGGTGCCAACGAAAGCATTTGCGATCCTAAAACGTATCTTGCCTCAGCGCTTATTGGATTGGGCTTGCTTAAAAGCGGGCACCTAACCGGGATATATTGCCGCAGTTATTTAAGGAATCAGAACAGTGGAGCCAGTCGTTTTTCTGGCTGCTAAGTCTATCTGCGCTTGGGCGGCATCTTTTAATGCATAACGCTGGTTTACTTCAATCTTCACTTTTCCGCTAAGTACTACCTCAAAGAGTTCTGCTGCGGCTTGGTCTAAAGCTTCCCGACTTGCAATATGCGGTGCGAGTGTTGGTCGTGTCAGGTACAGAGATCCTTTTGCCGCTAAGATGCTTGGCTCAAACGCGGGTACAGCACCCGATGCATTCCCAAAACTCACCATTAGCCCACGTGGTCTTAAGCAATCTAAAGAATCATTGAAGGTATCTTTACCGATGCCATCATATACAACTGGCACGCCAACACCACCTGTCAGGGTTTTTACCGCTTGAGGTAAATTAACCTCTCCACTAATCAGTACATGGTCGCAGCCATGGGCTTTTGCTAATTCCGCTTTTGCTTCGCTCGATACCGTACCAATCACCGTTGCACCTAATGCCTTCGCCCATTGGGTGGCAATTAGGCCAACCCCACCAGCAGCCGCATGGATCAGAATCGTGTCGCCAGCACTGACGCGATATGTTTGTCTTAATAGATACTGGCTAGTTAAGCCTTGCAGCATCATCGCAGCACCTTGCTCGAAGCTAATGCCATCCGGTAGCTTCACAATGTGCTTTGCAGGGTGATTGCGAACACTTGCATAGCCACCAATGGGGCCACCGGCATAAGCAATACGATCACCAACTTTAAAGTTATCCACTCCGTCGCCAACGGCAATGACTTCTCCAGCTCCTTCTTGCCCGATGCCAGAAGGTAATGGCACAGCATATAAACCCGTGCGATGGTAAATATCTATAAAGTTTAGACCCGCCGCGTACTGCCTAATTTGAACCTCTCCAGCCGCTGGTGCTGGAAGATCAATACTAACCAACTGCAATACTTCAGGACCACCATGAGCTGAAATTTGGATTTGTTCTGCTTTCATTGAATCTCTTCCGTTTAAATAAAAAGCCCAGAGCTAAGCTGGGCTTTTATCAATACAAGTCACGTTAATGCATTTGCCTATCGGTTAGCATCTGGCAGTTCAATTTTTACTTCCAGCACTTCTAGGTTTTCTTGTTTCTCTAGGTTCACTTTAATATCGTCTGCATTAATAGAGACATACTTAGAGATAACGGCGACTAATTCGCGCTGCAACGCAGGAAGATAATCTGGTGCTTCAGATTTTCCATTTCGTTCATGCGCCAGAATAATCTGTAAGCGTTCTTTCGCAACGC
This Leeia speluncae DNA region includes the following protein-coding sequences:
- a CDS encoding TerC family protein — encoded protein: MQTIGNNPLLWIVFLVIIAVMIAIDMLAMKNQGAHKISTKEALTWSAVWFSIALLFNLGLWIYLDQTATREVANDVSLAFFTGYLIEKALAIDNIFVFLMIFSYFSVPAQYQRRVLVYGVLGAIIMRAVMIVLGSALISRFHWVLYIFGAFLVFTAIKMWFSSEEKEDLGNNGLLKWVKKHIRLTDEFAEEKFFIVKNGIRYGTPLLLVLIMIELSDLIFAVDSIPAIFAVTTDPFIVFTSNIFAILGLRAMYFLLADMADRFHLLKFGLALVLGFIGVKMLVVEFWKIPVGVSLGVVFLLIAGSVVLSLYRPVKATEVK
- a CDS encoding SDR family NAD(P)-dependent oxidoreductase, translated to MTERNIVITGCSSGIGLCVAKGLQERGWRVFATARKPEDVIRLQDEGLEALQLDVSDSESIHTAVSIILSRTGGKIDAIFNNAGYGQPGAVEHLSRESLREQFETNLFGAVELTNLLIPIMRQQGHGRVIFNSSILGFAAMPMRGAYNASKFAMEGLVDTLRLELSGSGVYPVLVEPGPIKSKFRPNAYLAYQKHIAPKIAEVKETTHKVIYESLEARLTKQGAAVPFTLGPEAVLAAVVHALESKRPKARYPVTVPTKAFAILKRILPQRLLDWACLKAGT
- a CDS encoding quinone oxidoreductase family protein; its protein translation is MKAEQIQISAHGGPEVLQLVSIDLPAPAAGEVQIRQYAAGLNFIDIYHRTGLYAVPLPSGIGQEGAGEVIAVGDGVDNFKVGDRIAYAGGPIGGYASVRNHPAKHIVKLPDGISFEQGAAMMLQGLTSQYLLRQTYRVSAGDTILIHAAAGGVGLIATQWAKALGATVIGTVSSEAKAELAKAHGCDHVLISGEVNLPQAVKTLTGGVGVPVVYDGIGKDTFNDSLDCLRPRGLMVSFGNASGAVPAFEPSILAAKGSLYLTRPTLAPHIASREALDQAAAELFEVVLSGKVKIEVNQRYALKDAAQAQIDLAARKTTGSTVLIP
- the minE gene encoding cell division topological specificity factor MinE yields the protein MSFLSFFLGEKKKSASVAKERLQIILAHERNGKSEAPDYLPALQRELVAVISKYVSINADDIKVNLEKQENLEVLEVKIELPDANR